The Syngnathus typhle isolate RoL2023-S1 ecotype Sweden linkage group LG1, RoL_Styp_1.0, whole genome shotgun sequence genome includes a window with the following:
- the ttc29 gene encoding tetratricopeptide repeat protein 29 isoform X1 has protein sequence MEAQGRSLPGVSSRVRRQRSKKSVQRTDKSAHCLSKEDIAKFINSRKQNICVGLLQRGFHRSFSELFLLLRLDRERREGAEINSALSLQTPLEEQHAKMESIGLYLSRAEQAQRDGRWPAAYEQRLHLGAYFTAELEDLWLSLHFYHTCTDAQEEGCKRHATEGRACLAELYLQQGQLDKARHQAELSVQMADEGGWVDSSGRYLPRRARESLWSIYSRQADARIKVGKPDKALELLHKGYTTATESANKNIEGEAAYQLGLAYYRVGDYDTSKRYLNTSMTICSSTENFDGLGKAYKAMAKLYESKGNVKNTIKLLETLVDISRSKSLHHHLVDACLCLGHVYTNMVTHTLTHIHTYTQNHGPPCRNSMTKLARAYSKVTTWPVTSETWLWCRKLRCHWPVLTLVASWGSTARTWSRPRRPLCRGCWLGKCQEDFTRPAAMLTSATIRHRLSYLDVSPSQGLQDCQGCQQMCR, from the exons ATGGAAGCGCAAGGCAGGTCTCTACCAGGAGTGTCCTCGAGGGTCAGGAGGCAGAGAAGCAA AAAGTCTGTCCAACGCACTGATAAATCAGCACACTGTCTCTCCAAAGAAGATATCGCAAA GTTCATCAATAGCCGGAAGCAGAACATCTGCGTGGGCCTGCTACAACGTGGCTTCCACAG GTCCTTCTCTGAGCTCTTCCTTTTGCTGCGGTTGGATCGGGAGCGCCGGGAGGGGGCGGAGATCAACTCGGCTCTCAGTCTTCAAACGCCGCTAGAGGAGCAGCACGCCAAAATGGAGAGCATCGGTCTTTACCTGAGCCGTGCCGAGCAGGCGCAACGGGACG GTCGCTGGCCGGCGGCGTACGAGCAACGTCTGCATTTGGGCGCCTATTTCACGGCCGAGTTGGAGGACCTGTGGCTCAGCTTGCACTTCTACCACACGTGCACCGACGCGCAGGAGGAAGGATGCAAGCGGCACGCCACCGAGGGGCGGGCCTGCTTGGCCGAGCTCTACCTGCAGCAAG GTCAGCTGGACAAGGCAAGGCACCAGGCTGAACTTTCCGTGCAAATGGCCGACGAAGGCGGTTGGGTGGACTCGTCCGGTCGCTACTTGCCGCGTCGAGCCCGCGAGAGCCTGTGGTCCATCTACAGTCGCCAGGCGGACGCTCGCATCAAAGTGGGCAAACCCGACAAGGCTCTGGAGCTCCTCCACAAAGGATACACCACCGCCACCGAGT ctgcaaacaaaaacatcGAAGGGGAAGCCGCCTATCAGCTCGGACTCGCCTACTACAGAGTCGGAGACTACGACACCTCCAAACGG TACCTCAACACCTCCATGACCATCTGCAGCAGCACGGAGAATTTCGATGGCCTGGGAAAAGCTTACAAGGCCATGGCCAAGTTATATGAAAG TAAGGGAAACGTCAAGAACACCATCAAGCTTTTGGAGACATTGGTTGACATCTCCCGGAGCAAGAGCTTACATCACCACCTCGTGGACGCATGCCTATGTCTGGGCCATGTCTACACTAACATGgtaacgcacacactcacacatatacacacatatacacaaaaTCATGGTCCTCCCTGTAGAAACAGTATGACCAAGCTCGCGAGAGCTTACTCCAAGGTTACAACGTGGCCTGTGACATCGGAGACGTGGCTTTGGTGCAGAAAGCTCAG GTGTCACTGGCCAGTGCTCACACTCGTTGCATCGTGGGGAAGTACAGCTCGGACGTGGAGTCGGCCACGTCGCCCGCTCTGTCGCGGCTGCTGGCTTGGAAAGTGTCAAGAGGACTTCACGAGACCAGCGGCAATGCTGACATCTGCGACTATTAGACATAGACTGAGTTACCTTGACGTTTCCCCGAGCCAAGGATTGCAGGATTGCCAAGGATGCCAGCAAATGTGTCGCTAG
- the ttc29 gene encoding tetratricopeptide repeat protein 29 isoform X2, protein MEAQGRSLPGVSSRVRRQRSKKSVQRTDKSAHCLSKEDIAKFINSRKQNICVGLLQRGFHRSFSELFLLLRLDRERREGAEINSALSLQTPLEEQHAKMESIGLYLSRAEQAQRDGRWPAAYEQRLHLGAYFTAELEDLWLSLHFYHTCTDAQEEGCKRHATEGRACLAELYLQQGQLDKARHQAELSVQMADEGGWVDSSGRYLPRRARESLWSIYSRQADARIKVGKPDKALELLHKGYTTATESANKNIEGEAAYQLGLAYYRVGDYDTSKRYLNTSMTICSSTENFDGLGKAYKAMAKLYESKGNVKNTIKLLETLVDISRSKSLHHHLVDACLCLGHVYTNMKQYDQARESLLQGYNVACDIGDVALVQKAQVSLASAHTRCIVGKYSSDVESATSPALSRLLAWKVSRGLHETSGNADICDY, encoded by the exons ATGGAAGCGCAAGGCAGGTCTCTACCAGGAGTGTCCTCGAGGGTCAGGAGGCAGAGAAGCAA AAAGTCTGTCCAACGCACTGATAAATCAGCACACTGTCTCTCCAAAGAAGATATCGCAAA GTTCATCAATAGCCGGAAGCAGAACATCTGCGTGGGCCTGCTACAACGTGGCTTCCACAG GTCCTTCTCTGAGCTCTTCCTTTTGCTGCGGTTGGATCGGGAGCGCCGGGAGGGGGCGGAGATCAACTCGGCTCTCAGTCTTCAAACGCCGCTAGAGGAGCAGCACGCCAAAATGGAGAGCATCGGTCTTTACCTGAGCCGTGCCGAGCAGGCGCAACGGGACG GTCGCTGGCCGGCGGCGTACGAGCAACGTCTGCATTTGGGCGCCTATTTCACGGCCGAGTTGGAGGACCTGTGGCTCAGCTTGCACTTCTACCACACGTGCACCGACGCGCAGGAGGAAGGATGCAAGCGGCACGCCACCGAGGGGCGGGCCTGCTTGGCCGAGCTCTACCTGCAGCAAG GTCAGCTGGACAAGGCAAGGCACCAGGCTGAACTTTCCGTGCAAATGGCCGACGAAGGCGGTTGGGTGGACTCGTCCGGTCGCTACTTGCCGCGTCGAGCCCGCGAGAGCCTGTGGTCCATCTACAGTCGCCAGGCGGACGCTCGCATCAAAGTGGGCAAACCCGACAAGGCTCTGGAGCTCCTCCACAAAGGATACACCACCGCCACCGAGT ctgcaaacaaaaacatcGAAGGGGAAGCCGCCTATCAGCTCGGACTCGCCTACTACAGAGTCGGAGACTACGACACCTCCAAACGG TACCTCAACACCTCCATGACCATCTGCAGCAGCACGGAGAATTTCGATGGCCTGGGAAAAGCTTACAAGGCCATGGCCAAGTTATATGAAAG TAAGGGAAACGTCAAGAACACCATCAAGCTTTTGGAGACATTGGTTGACATCTCCCGGAGCAAGAGCTTACATCACCACCTCGTGGACGCATGCCTATGTCTGGGCCATGTCTACACTAACATG AAACAGTATGACCAAGCTCGCGAGAGCTTACTCCAAGGTTACAACGTGGCCTGTGACATCGGAGACGTGGCTTTGGTGCAGAAAGCTCAG GTGTCACTGGCCAGTGCTCACACTCGTTGCATCGTGGGGAAGTACAGCTCGGACGTGGAGTCGGCCACGTCGCCCGCTCTGTCGCGGCTGCTGGCTTGGAAAGTGTCAAGAGGACTTCACGAGACCAGCGGCAATGCTGACATCTGCGACTATTAG